The Setaria viridis chromosome 9, Setaria_viridis_v4.0, whole genome shotgun sequence sequence TATTGTTTAGATTAAATGCAACAAAACAGAGATCTAATAcgtatatatttttaatttagaAAGTTAACATTGTTTGTTTTATAATATAGTAAAAtatgccacgtgccctcctgaCTCATCATCTCCGGTTACGAGGCCAAAACCGAGAAACCTTCGGGCCCATCCGCCTAATCAACCAGGATAATCATCACTTCATCAGGATTCGGTCAGGACCAAAATCGTAGCAGATGCAGCAGCGACCATTGGCTACGGGGTGTCGATGCGTCGCACGTAAAATTGAATTGAAGCCCCACAGCAGAAATCGCGGACGAGAAAGGTTCTCCGGAGCGCATGTGCTCCGAGCCTCCGACGCTCTGCGCCTGCCGTTAcgacaccttttttttttattttgcacacAGAGAAGCGCGAAGATGCCGAGAGGTTGAGAGAGCATCAGCAGAAGTGAACGCAAGCTTGTGCATGTCAGAGCGACTGCAACGCTCCTGATCTTATTGTTCATTCCAAACAACCCACGCTAACAACAATCGCCTCAAGAATGATGCACCACTCACTGTTATTACCCACAAGCCCAACACTGCCTAATGTGTGCGCCGCGTACCCATCCCCACCACCAATTCCAAACCCTCACGGCCAAACAAATCACTCACACAGATCGCCCGTTCCCATCATCGACCCCGGCCTCATTTGGTGCCCTTGGTGGTGAGCCCGAAGCCGAACGGGAACAGCGGGTCGTAGTGCTTGTCGCCGACGCTCATCGGCAGCTGGTCCACGGACTTGAACCACGTCCGCGACAGCTTCCCCGTGAACCCGTAGTCGCCGAACAGCACGTCGGCGACGCCCTGGCCCTCCGACCCCGGCAGCCACGCCGCCACGAACGCGTCCATGTCGCCCAGGTACGGCTCCACCACCAGCGGCCTGCCGGAGATGAGGACCACCACGCACTTGGTGGCCTTACACACCGACTGGATCACGCTCGGCCCCGGCGCCGGGATCGTCAGGTTCAGGTTGTCGCCGAACGTCTCCGCGTACGGCGGCTCcccgaccaccaccaccgcgtaGTCGTACTTGTCGGCGAGGACGGTGCTGTCAGGGTTCTCGGAGTAGACCACCTGCGTGCTGGGATCAATGGTGGCCTTGATTCCTTCCAGGATCGTCGTGCCTGCAGTTCCATCGCAAGTCGTTGTTCAGGAATCGTTGTCTGAAATACACAGTAGCTGCAAAGCGAAACAACGGAAAAGGAGGCGCCACTCACCGGCGGTGATGTTGTTGCCGGGCTGTCCTTGCCAGGTGATCGTCCATCCTCCGCACTGGTTGCCCAAGTTGTCGGCGTGGCTACCGGCGACCAGGATCTTACCGGCCTTCTTCGGGAGGGGCAGCAACGGAGAGTACGAGGACTTTCCGTTTTTTAGAAGCACCAGGGATTTCCTGACGGCTTCACGTGCCAAGTCCCGGTGTTCCTATCACGATGGAAGCAGATCAATCAGTAACCACATCCAGCATGTAGGAAATGTGCCAGTGTCAGAGTTAGCGTGAGGTTTTCGGAACTCACTTGCTTCCCGAGTTCGCCGGCAAGGCTGGTATCGGGGTAAGGGTTCTCAAATAGACCCATGCTGAACTTGACTCGGAGAATCCTGTAAACAGCGTCGTCGATTCTGCTCATGGGGATGACCTTGTTCTGAACTTGTGCTGTGAGATCATCGATGAATTCTGTGTATCTGAATGGAACCATGATCTGCATGTAATCATTTCAGGGTATGGTCAGCAAGGGACAAAGCAAGTATTCATTCCTCATAATGATTTATAAGTTCTATCCTTATCtaaatcaaagaaaagaaaggtcGAATGGAATAAATTACAAGGCCTATCCTTTACTATTTCTAAATAAGAATAATAAAACCACATGATTCAATTATCTTTTTCTCACCATGTCAATACCAGCACCAACTCCAGCCTCAATAGAGTAAGAATAGTTAGCGTGAGGAGGACTAGTGATGCGGTCAATGCCTTCCCAGTCGGAAATCACAAAACCCTGTTTGCAGAAAAGTTTCAATCTGATCATGTAGCtgaagaaaatatataaaaggAAAATTCTTTAGCCTCTGTAATGAGCAACTGACCCTAAACTTAAGCTTGTTCTTGAGAAAATCAGTGACTAGGAAATGGTTTGCGTGCATTTTCACTCCGTTCCAGCTTGAGTACGAGACCATAACAGTGGAGACGCCTCGGATAATAGAATTATAGTAAGGAGGCATGTGGATGCTCAGCAGTCCATGTGTGTCGATGATTGTGTTGTTCTCGTTGATTCCCTGATGCGTCCCACCATCACCAACATAGTGCTTTGCACAAGCAGCAACATTCTTACTGCAGAGTATGGCAGTAAAAAACAGATTTAGTTCAGCCTCGTAATCTAACACTACTTCCCAATTTTCAACAGGAGGCCCAAGTAGGACCAAAAGAACATAATCCAACTATTATCTCTTTGCTGTATATTACCTTCCAGCAACATATGGTCTTCCCACGTCATTTGCCGGAACTTCACCTTGCAAACCAGAGATGAGTGAGGTCATTGACTGGACAACCTTTGGGTCCTCACTATAGCTCTCATAGCAACGTCCCCATCTTGGATCTCTACAAACCTGGGCAAATATCATGTACGCTACAGAAATGAGCTCACAGGAATAACAAGAAAGGCACATTTATAAACAAAATGAAACATCCAGTCATCGACAAACTCAACAGGAAGAAATGCCTATTACCGCGATACACGGAGCAAAGACATAAGGAATTCCGGTAGCTCTAACTTCAAGAGCTGTTGCTTGTCCTATTCTCTTGACAAGATCAGGGTCCCTGGAATAAGACAGCACACGTCAACATAACAATACAGCCCGGACAAATACCTCACAGTTTATCAATCTAGCATATTGGAGGCATATGACAGGTAGATGCAACCAGTACCTAGTAGCTCCAAGCCCAACGTTGTGGGGGAAGATAGTAGCTTTGTAAACGTTGTTGTGACCATGCACAGCATCAATACCGTAGATGATCGGAATGCCAAGGCGGGTGGAAAGGGCGCCCTTTTGCATCTCACTCACCATGGAGGCCCAAGCCTGAGCAGATGCTTGAGGAGCAGGCACGCTGCCTCCACCACTCAGTACGCTGCCTGCAAAACAGCACAGGGGTGTCAAATGCATATTCACCCGTCTGCCaccttccttttttcttttcaagaacACGCAAGAGAACTGtgcatctttgtattaagaagaaaatagtAAGGTGCTACTCAATGGAACACTTAAAGAACCAGGGGGTACCTATGAAGTATTTAGCCAATGCATCGGCTGTGGCATTTTCCCTCTCAATTTGGGTCATCTGGCCAATCTTTTCAGCAAGAGTCATCCGGCTAAGCAGATCCTTGACACGAACAGACACAGGCTGCTTCGGATCCTTGTACCTGAGGTACTCTGCTCTTCCCAAGGCTACCAGGCAGAACATGAGAACAAAGGTGATCTTGTGCAAGCTCGCCATCTTGCCTGTGTGGTTCTGATCACCACGAACCACCTATATATAGACCTGGGAAAAGGAAGTCAAACAGATGAGTAACGTTCAATGGAACTTATCCAACAAATATGTGCTACTATAGTACATGCCTCATGCTTGAAAAAACATAAAATTCTAATACTAGACCAGTTCAAGATGCTGCTGTAACCATCATAAACAAGAAAATAGGCATAAAGGGAGCAGACAACTTAAAACCAGGTGGGTTTTCTCCCTTTCTTTGTCCAAAACCGCGTAAAGTTGCCGAAACCCAGCAAGTTTATAGGGAAAACAAACCCAAAGCTACTTAACCATGATTGATTGAACTGAGCCGGCATAAAAGAAAAGGGTGATAAAGCAAAGCATGCAGTATGAACAG is a genomic window containing:
- the LOC117837885 gene encoding uncharacterized protein produces the protein MASLHKITFVLMFCLVALGRAEYLRYKDPKQPVSVRVKDLLSRMTLAEKIGQMTQIERENATADALAKYFIGSVLSGGGSVPAPQASAQAWASMVSEMQKGALSTRLGIPIIYGIDAVHGHNNVYKATIFPHNVGLGATRDPDLVKRIGQATALEVRATGIPYVFAPCIAVCRDPRWGRCYESYSEDPKVVQSMTSLISGLQGEVPANDVGRPYVAGSKNVAACAKHYVGDGGTHQGINENNTIIDTHGLLSIHMPPYYNSIIRGVSTVMVSYSSWNGVKMHANHFLVTDFLKNKLKFRGFVISDWEGIDRITSPPHANYSYSIEAGVGAGIDMIMVPFRYTEFIDDLTAQVQNKVIPMSRIDDAVYRILRVKFSMGLFENPYPDTSLAGELGKQEHRDLAREAVRKSLVLLKNGKSSYSPLLPLPKKAGKILVAGSHADNLGNQCGGWTITWQGQPGNNITAGTTILEGIKATIDPSTQVVYSENPDSTVLADKYDYAVVVVGEPPYAETFGDNLNLTIPAPGPSVIQSVCKATKCVVVLISGRPLVVEPYLGDMDAFVAAWLPGSEGQGVADVLFGDYGFTGKLSRTWFKSVDQLPMSVGDKHYDPLFPFGFGLTTKGTK